From a single Dendropsophus ebraccatus isolate aDenEbr1 chromosome 8, aDenEbr1.pat, whole genome shotgun sequence genomic region:
- the LOC138799984 gene encoding olfactory receptor 9G19-like — protein MEATNLTINGFVLLGFYEFPSFQLGLFLIFLILYVGTLVGNSVPTALFCFDPRFHSPMYILLCNLSVIDMSFSTMVLPKLLDILLTGNHVISYNGCFTQYFFYVVLIVLVFFILAAMAYDRYVAICHPLRYSYFISLQVCFWMSLTFWSLGVLNGILYVILVSSCIFCGSHEVDHLFCDFKPLIKLSCSDTHTIETITLVLATIIGVVPSIMTLVSYMYIISTILKIPSKEGRQKTFSTCSSHLTVILLFYGTMFGMYLRPKSSYSMDQDKVFAVLNTGVIPMANPLIYSLKNQEVKKALCRMMRKYILRKDYMKKKYGRIIVGQTTKPVLSPHLIH, from the coding sequence ATGGAGGCGACAAACTTGACCATCAATGGTTTTGTCCTCCTTGGCTTCTATGAGTTTCCGAGCTTCCAGTTGGGTTTATTCCTCATATTTCTCATCCTCTATGTAGGAACATTGGTTGGAAATTCAGTACCCACTGCTCTGTTTTGCTTTGATCCCCGTTTTCACAGTCCCATGTATATTCTTCTATGTAACTTGTCTGTAATTGACATGTCCTTCTCCACAATGGTTCTGCCTAAGTTATTGGACATCCTTCTAACCGGGAACCACGTCATCTCCTACAATGGTTGTTTCACTCAGTATTTCTTTTATGTGGTACTTATTGTACTGGTATTCTTCATCCTAGCGGCCATGGCCTATGATCGCTATGTAGCCATATGTCATCCTTTACGTTATTCTTATTTCATAAGTCTACAGGTCTGTTTCTGGATGTCTTTGACATTTTGGAGTTTAGGAGTCCTTAATGGAATTCTTTATGTCATTCTAGTTTCATCTTGCATATTTTGTGGATCTCATGAAGTAGATCATCTCTTCTGTGATTTTAAGCCTCTTATAAAGCTTTCTTGTAGTGACACACATACTATAGAAACAATAACACTTGTACTTGCCACCATTATTGGCGTTGTCCCTTCAATCATGACCTTGGTGTCCTACATGTATATTATCTCAACAATCTTGAAGATTCCCTCTAAGGAAGGAAGACAGAAAACCTTCTCCACCTGCTCCTCACATCTCACAGTCATCCTCCTGTTTTATGGGACAATGTTTGGCATGTACTTGAGGCCAAAGTCCAGCTATTCCATGGACCAGGACAAGGTGTTTGCTGTCTTGAATACTGGAGTCATTCCAATGGCCAACCCTCTCATATATAGCTTGAAAAACCAAGAGGTGAAGAAAGCTCTGTGCCGAATGATGAGAAAGTATATATTAAGAAAAGACTATATGAAAAAGAAATATGGCCGAATCATAGTAGGACAAACAACCAAACCCGTGCTTAGCCCACATTTAATCCATTAG